Proteins encoded together in one Coffea arabica cultivar ET-39 chromosome 2c, Coffea Arabica ET-39 HiFi, whole genome shotgun sequence window:
- the LOC113711347 gene encoding protein FAR1-RELATED SEQUENCE 5-like: MGQDGVLKTHDMVQEIEKGKMGMDGCGRLMSFDLNQEPECDRDTCSEESGGSIGGHEDEEADELVGAFDVDDVMKLTFDTEEEAGEFYNLYAKLSGFGIRKSNAKRDEDGISRFRKWVCCCEGYRNEKWFNYEDRKREAKAITRTGCGACFRVKYDTESVKYVVTRFIMEHNHPLASEASVQHLRSHRKVSDAEYAQSKSLKLVGARICQIMKHFVIKAGGYSNVGFCIKDLYNRMDEERRKEIFNGDAEGALGFLAAKKDADDMFFYKYHVDNEGRLARLFWSDSKSRVDFSVFGDVLVFDTTYKTNKYRKPLVVLAGVNNHLNSTIFGCALLSDERIETYEWVLSTFVEAMKGRKPVAVMTDGDSAMRRAIKNLLPDACHRLCSWHLHRNARSNIRCEEFNNRLYDLMARKFSTLEFEDRWARLVNECGVVENEWVKKLYRRRRLWAEAYLRGNFFAGMRSTQRCEKMNAFLNEYLNEKMRLYEFVRSFDLAIAWLRHTESKAVHTSENTKPVLTTILPELEASAAEVFTRNVFFMVRKHLNRQGLLISEGWSEDGGSRTYYYSKYGGHEISWRVVYDRSMEKLICSCMKFESKGIPCAHMFRVMVVEGMNRIPEACISKRWTKGVYSTNNGMKAFVADEQLTQMARYGTLKSSCNSMCYYASYMDDAFNDLQQMFDKHSVDLKEKWIERGYGGDGFAMDSRVMNDRSRRTFGLLDPRVSRCKGDQKHSETKKKRKCGHCRYYRKCIRSYKQFVN; this comes from the coding sequence ATGGGGCAGGATGGGGTGCTTAAAACTCATGACATGGTGCAGGAAATAGAGAAGGGAAAAATGGGGATGGATGGTTGCGGCAGGTTAATGTCATTTGACCTTAACCAAGAACCTGAGTGTGACCGAGACACATGCAGTGAAGAAAGCGGTGGTTCAATAGGAGGACACGAAGATGAGGAGGCAGATGAATTGGTGGGCGCATTTGACGTGGATGACGTAATGAAATTAACATTTGACACGGAAGAAGAAGCTGGGGAATTTTATAATTTGTATGCGAAACTAAGCGGATTTGGGATTCGTAAAAGTAATGCCAAACGAGATGAAGATGGCATTTCAAGATTTAGAAAATGGGTATGTTGCTGTGAAGGTTATAGGAATGAAAAGTGGTTTAATTATGAAGACCGGAAAAGAGAAGCAAAAGCAATCACAAGGACCGGGTGTGGGGCTTGCTTCCGCGTGAAATATGACACAGAATCGGTAAAGTATGTGGTGACACGTTTCATTATGGAGCACAATCACCCGCTGGCATCAGAGGCAAGTGTGCAACACCTTAGGTCGCATAGAAAAGTGAGCGATGCAGAATATGCGCAGTCAAAAAGTCTAAAGTTGGTTGGGGCCAGAATATGCCAGATAATGAAACATTTTGTTATCAAAGCCGGAGGGTATAGTAACGTGGGATTTTGCATTAAGGATCTGTATAACCGAATGGACGAGGAAcgtagaaaagaaatttttaatggCGATGCAGAAGGGGCACTTGGGTTCTTGGCAGCGAAGAAGGATGCcgatgacatgttcttttatAAATATCATGTAGATAACGAAGGAAGATTGGCAAGGTTGTTTTGGTCAGATTCTAAATCTCGTGTGGACTTCAGTGTATTTGGAGATGTATTGGTGTTTGATACaacatacaaaacaaataaataccgCAAGCCACTAGTTGTACTTGCAGGGGTAAACAACCATTTGAACAGTACTATTTTCGGCTGTGCACTGTTATCAGATGAGAGGATTGAAACATATGAATGGGTGCTAAGTACATTTGTAGAGGCTATGAAAGGTAGAAAGCCAGTAGCAGTGATGACAGATGGTGACAGTGCAATGCGAAGAGCAATAAAGAATCTTCTCCCGGATGCTTGTCACAGGCTATGTTCGTGGCACTTGCATAGGAATGCACGGAGTAATATTCGCTGCGAGGAGTTTAATAACAGGTTGTATGACCTGATGGCGAGAAAGTTTAGCACTCTTGAGTTTGAGGATCGCTGGGCTAGGTTAGTTAATGAATGTGGGGTGGTAGAGAATGAGTGGGTGAAGAAGTTGTACCGTAGGAGAAGGTTATGGGCAGAGGCCTATTTACGCGGTAATTTTTTTGCAGGTATGAGAAGCACTCAAAGGTGTGAGAAAATGAATGCTTTTTTGAACGAGTACTTGAATGAAAAAATGCGACTATATGAATTCGTTAGAAGTTTTGATTTGGCAATAGCATGGCTTCGACATACTGAGAGCAAAGCAGTTCACACAAGCGAAAACACAAAACCAGTCTTAACCACAATCCTGCCCGAATTAGAGGCGAGCGCAGCGGAGGTGTTTACAAGGAATGTGTTCTTCATGGTGAGGAAGCATTTGAACAGGCAGGGACTTCTAATTTCTGAGGGCTGGAGCGAGGATGGAGGGAGTCGTACATATTATTACTCGAAATATGGTGGACACGAAATTAGTTGGAGGGTGGTTTATGATAGGTCAATGGAGAAGCTAATCTGCTCTTGCATGAAATTCGAGTCAAAGGGGATTCCTTGTGCTCACATGTTTCGCGTGATGGTGGTAGAAGGAATGAACAGGATCCCAGAAGCATGCATTTCAAAGCGGTGGACAAAGGGAGTTTACAGTACTAATAATGGAATGAAAGCATTTGTTGCAGACGAACAGCTGACACAAATGGCCAGATATGGCACTTTAAAGTCGAGCTGTAATAGTATGTGTTACTATGCGTCCTACATGGATGATGCGTTTAATGACCTGCAGCAGATGTTTGACAAGCATTCTGTGGACCTAAAGGAGAAGTGGATTGAAAGGGGATATGGGGGAGACGGATTTGCAATGGATTCAAGAGTGATGAACGATAGAAGTAGAAGAACATTCGGGCTGTTAGATCCCAGGGTGTCCCGGTGTAAAGGTGATCAGAAGCATTcagaaacaaagaagaaaagaaagtgtgGTCATTGCAGGTACTATCGAAAATGCATACGTAGTTATAAGCAATTTGTTAATTGA